A region of the Romboutsia hominis genome:
TTCTATATATTCTATACCATCGATTAAATCTTTACTCCCTTTTATGATGATATTGCTTTTACTAAGCTCATAACTCGGTACTTTTTCATTATCTGATGTATTTTCTTTTAATTTAACCCTTATTGGAACAGTTTTTTCTTTTAATAACGTTGCTGATACTTTTAATGTTGATTGATATAACTTTACGCCTTTAACTTTATTTCCATTTTTATCTACTGGTGTTAAATTAATTTCACTTGAAAAATCTTGTGTTCTTGAGCCTACATCTAATACTCCAATCACTTTAGTTACCTCATTCACTAAAGTCCTTGGACCTGATACTTCTATGCTCTTTTTATCTCCATCTATACTTACTTTATCTATATTACCTTTAGAATTTCCTTCTAATTTAACTTCTATATTTTTATTTTCTTGTACTATTTTATCTAAATTAACTGCTATAACATTACTCTTTAGCTCATGAGTCATTCCTGGCAAAGTCGGTACCCTTAAGTATACTTGATTTTTTCCTTCCATAGGATTTTCTATAGTACCATAAACGTGTATATCTTCTTTTTTTACCTTTTGTATCTTAGATAATTTGCCGGAAATAGAAACATCAATAGTCAATTCTCCATCTGGATAAATTACAAAACCTTTTTCTTTTAATTCATTCATATTACTTATAACTATAGGGACATTCTCAAATAGCTTAGTATCCGTCGGATCCACTATTGCCATTACATATAGCCATAATGTTATTGCGCTAAGCAGGGATATTAATTTTATTTTTGTATTATGCTTTAATTTATTCATCATTTAAATATCCCACCTTTTAAAAAGCTTTTTTCATCAACTTTAGGCTTTAAATTTTTCTTAAGTATACTTTCCATTCTTTCTTTTGGTATATTTCTATATATTTTTCCCGCTTTTGCAATTGATACATCCCCTGTTTCTTCTGATACTATAAGGGATATACAGTCAGAAACTTCACTTACTCCGACTGCTGCTCTATGTCGTGTTCCTAGATCCTTACTTAAGTCTTTACTCTCTGTTAAAGGAAGGAAACATGCAGCAGCTTTTACCTTTGAATCTCTAATGACAACTGCTCCATCATGTAATGGTGTATTTGGAATAAATATATTAATTAGTAATTGTCTTGATACCTCTGCATCTATTATAGTTCCCGTATTTATTATATCACCTATCTTAGTTTCTCTTTCCATTATAATAAGAGCTCCTATTTTTTGTCTTGATAGTGAATATAAAGCCTCGACAATCTCTTCTATCATTTTATTAAATGTTTCTTCAGATGTATTAGGACTTCCTTTTAGAAAGAATTTAAATCTCGTCCTACCTATATGTTCAAGTCCTGCTCTAAGTTCTGGCTGGAATATTATTATCGCAGCTAAAAAACCAATCTCAAGAGCATTTACTAATAGCCAGTGAAGTGTATGCAATTTAAAAGTCTCGCTCAACTGAGTCGCTACTAATAAAAATATTATTCCTTTTAAAACTTGCTCTGCTCTTGTATCCTTTATAAACATAAATATTTTATAAAATATATATGCTACTATGGATATATCTATAATATCATTTACAGTTACTTTATTGATAATATCCAAAAAACCACTGAAAAAAGAATTTATATCCAACACAGTTTTGTCCTCCTGTTTGACAGCTTCTTCATTACTATATTAAGTATTATACTATATTAATATAAGTATATACAAACTATTTAGCTCCTATCATTTTTTATAATTTAAAAATAAACATAAAAAAAAGTTTCACTATAGTGAAACTTTATATTGGTGAGCGCACAGGGATTCGAACCCCGGACACACGCCTTAGAAGGGCGTTGCTCTATCCAGCTGAGCTATGCACCCATGTAATTAAAATGGAGCGGGAAACGAGATTCGAACTCGCGACTTCAACCTTGGCAAGGTTGCGCTCTACCGCTGAACTATTCCCGCAGATTCAATGGCGGGAATAACAGGACTCGAACCTGTGACCCATTGATTAACAGTCAATTGCTCTACCAACTGAGCCATATTCCCGCGTATTAAATTAAGTGGCGACCTGGAAGGGACTCGAACCCTCGACCTCCAGCGTGACAGGCTGGCATTCTAACCAGCTGAACTACCAGGCCGCGAATGGTGGGACTAACAGGGCTCGAACCTGTGACCCCCTGCTTGTAAGGCAGGTGCTCTCCCAGCTGAGCTATAGTCCCATAAGTTATTTGGAGCGGGTGAAGGGGATCGAACCCTCACAGCCGGCTTGGAAGGCCGGAACTCTACCATTGAGCTACACCCGCGTATTAAATTGGTGACCCATAGGGGAATCGAACCCCTGTTACCGCCGTGAAAGGGCGGTGTCTTGACCGCTTGACCAATGGGCCATATTTTATTTGGTTGCGGAGGCAGGACTCGAACCTGCGACCTTCGGGTTATGAGCCCGACGAGCTGCCAACTGCTCCACCCCGCGATATTAAAGTTGGTGCCGAAGACCGGAATCGAACCGGTACGAGAGGTAAGTCCCGCAGGATTTTAAGTCCTGTGCGTCTGCCAGTTCCGCCACTTCGGCATACCACGTGGCTACGTCTTACTCTCCCAGGAGGTCGCCCTCCAAGTACCATCAGCGCTAAAGAGCTTAACTTCTGTGTTCGGTATGGGAACAGGTGTATCCTCTTTGCTATAATAACCACATAATATGTTGTTGTCCTCTCTAGGACAAGTATTATAATATCATTTTTATGATATTTTGTCAACATTTTTTTCAAAGTTTTTTAATTAATACTCTGAAAACTGTATATCATTTAGTTAATGATTTTGGTCAAGTCCTCGACCTATTAGTATCGATAAGCTAAATACATTACTGCACTTACACCTTCGACCTATCAACCAGGTAGTCTTCCTGGGGTCTTACCCTTACGGTGGGAAATCTTATCTTGAAGTTGGCTTCGCGCTTAGATGCTTTCAGCGCTTATCCATTCCGTACATAGCTACCCAGCCATGCCCTTGGCAGAACAACTGGTACACCAGAGGTACGTCCATCCCGGTCCTCTCGTACTA
Encoded here:
- a CDS encoding YbbR-like domain-containing protein, whose protein sequence is MMNKLKHNTKIKLISLLSAITLWLYVMAIVDPTDTKLFENVPIVISNMNELKEKGFVIYPDGELTIDVSISGKLSKIQKVKKEDIHVYGTIENPMEGKNQVYLRVPTLPGMTHELKSNVIAVNLDKIVQENKNIEVKLEGNSKGNIDKVSIDGDKKSIEVSGPRTLVNEVTKVIGVLDVGSRTQDFSSEINLTPVDKNGNKVKGVKLYQSTLKVSATLLKEKTVPIRVKLKENTSDNEKVPSYELSKSNIIIKGSKDLIDGIEYIETKEVNLDDITSGFPKDVELNIPKGISSDTKYITIKLNGDKSLQKEFTYSKDEIELRNSDGKNTSDIDIPESVRVTVDYPSTIENLEKSDIKLYIDLSKPNENQKYKIEYDSSYKFNKIVIDPSEI
- the cdaA gene encoding diadenylate cyclase CdaA; translation: MLDINSFFSGFLDIINKVTVNDIIDISIVAYIFYKIFMFIKDTRAEQVLKGIIFLLVATQLSETFKLHTLHWLLVNALEIGFLAAIIIFQPELRAGLEHIGRTRFKFFLKGSPNTSEETFNKMIEEIVEALYSLSRQKIGALIIMERETKIGDIINTGTIIDAEVSRQLLINIFIPNTPLHDGAVVIRDSKVKAAACFLPLTESKDLSKDLGTRHRAAVGVSEVSDCISLIVSEETGDVSIAKAGKIYRNIPKERMESILKKNLKPKVDEKSFLKGGIFK